From the genome of Acetomicrobium sp. S15 = DSM 107314:
GTTCGAAGGGATCTGTTTTCCAGAGCGCCAATGGATCTGGCGGTTGCACATCGTAATGCCCGTACACGAGGAGGGTCTTGTACGATGTTCCCTTAGAAAGTTCTCCATAGACTGCGGGGAAGCCGGCAGTTGGAAGAATTTCAGTTTCTATGCCTAACTCCCGCATTTTCCCTGCCAACCACTCAGCGCACTCGGTTATGCCTGTCCCTTTGGCTGATACGCTGGGGATTGAGACGAACTCCTTCAGCCCTTCCAGGTAGCTTGCGCGATTGAGCGAGAGGTAACGTTCGATCTCCTCATTGATAGAACAATTCATATCGTATTACCACCTTATACGTAGAGATGGCACTCCACCGAACGGTTGCCAATCCTCACCATCGGCGGCGCCTCATTGCGGCATATCTCTAAGGCTTTTTTGCATCTCGGATGGAAACGGCAACCCGAAGGCACATCGATTGGGTTGGGGGCTTCTCCTTCGACCTCAATCCTGCTGTGCACATCCAAATCTACGACGGGGACGGCTGCCAGGAGCGCCTGCGAATAGGGGTGCCTTGGTTCTCGGATGATCTCTTCGGTAGGCCCTATTTCGACGATGCGCCCGAGGTACATGATGGCCGTCTTTTGGCATACATATCTGATGAGCGAGAGATCATGGGATATATAGAGCCCGGCCATTTTGAGGTCGCGGATCAGCTCGCTCAGTAGGTTTAAGATGCCAGCCCTGATGGAGACGTCCAACATGGATACAGGCTCGTCAGCGACCAAAAGTTTTGGGTGCAGTACCAAGGCCCTGGCGATGGCTACGCGCTGGCGCTGACCGCCGCTCATCTCATGAGGGAAGCGGTCTAAGAATTCACCTGGCGGTTTCAAGCCCACCATATTGAGAGTATCCATAACCCTGTTCATTCTCTCCGTGTAGGAGCTATAAAGTCCGTGAATCTCGAGGGGTTCTATCAGTATCTGCTTCACTTTAAACCGCGGGTTTAGGGATTCGTAGGGGTCTTGAAAAACCATTTGAGCCTTGCTCCGGAACTCCCTGAGCTCTCTTCCTTCGAGGGGGGCTACATTTTGCCTCTCGAATTCTATTTCCCCGGCTGTCGGTTTGTATAGGCGGACCAGCGTCTTCGCTGTGGTGGTTTTGCCGCAACCGCTCTCGCCGGCTAAGCCTAAAGCTTCTCCGGGGGCGATATTGAAAGAAACCCCGTCTACCGCCTTTACGCGCTTGACCTCGCTGCTCACTAACGATCGAAAGAGGCCTCT
Proteins encoded in this window:
- a CDS encoding ABC transporter ATP-binding protein; its protein translation is MEPIVKVNNLKVHFLGKRGLFRSLVSSEVKRVKAVDGVSFNIAPGEALGLAGESGCGKTTTAKTLVRLYKPTAGEIEFERQNVAPLEGRELREFRSKAQMVFQDPYESLNPRFKVKQILIEPLEIHGLYSSYTERMNRVMDTLNMVGLKPPGEFLDRFPHEMSGGQRQRVAIARALVLHPKLLVADEPVSMLDVSIRAGILNLLSELIRDLKMAGLYISHDLSLIRYVCQKTAIMYLGRIVEIGPTEEIIREPRHPYSQALLAAVPVVDLDVHSRIEVEGEAPNPIDVPSGCRFHPRCKKALEICRNEAPPMVRIGNRSVECHLYV